One genomic segment of Mytilus galloprovincialis chromosome 5, xbMytGall1.hap1.1, whole genome shotgun sequence includes these proteins:
- the LOC143075132 gene encoding toll-like receptor 6 produces the protein MSTTIYGVLQFLLIYSVVVEGCPQLCKCYRANVTCHNHRELQYIPKLPDDTKVLIFSGNYLHVINQNTMSNLTMLKLTVLVLRGNRVQTMSKDAFSKLLFLEKIDLSGNKNLTIYQVADTLRGIRSAYLHTVILNWFYWRKDLSTIYQALSVPQFKIKTLISEGNTLKILNFTSLSRHLPELEYLSVKFNSIQTFITDHAPKLKTLLVDYNYIELKANMFGTPNDCFFPNLEILQIKSNFIIYFENRFSCLDNLHTLKIGKNPVKRILNNTFYNLTSLRKLSIGNTGGRLYKIESLAFRSNTIQSLNFSANYFPFTSVSAERFHFNPDEMFNHLPQLEVLDLSENKFNVTNDVLFRMLIPLKNLLNLTIRHCALTTIPKNLIFRLPKLRYLDLSQNHIKTWKGNTAFQNVSSIEVLRLDMNYITVFKESLFPPDLRRNLKSIYLANNPFSCTCKLLWLRKWIEEKSEKFKQYPEDYICSTPIELHGSLLKSYFPSDRECESINELLIAFTVLSTIGIFVVMLVSLVYKGRWHIRHAIYLCHVRRKGYEGMDDVSNILYSGFVVYCEEDQEWVKEKFVKMVEINDRKLCIHHRDFDGGKLIIDNIANGIARSRKVILILSRAMIQSDWCLFEMRLAHKKFLKRADSLLIIMLETVSPDDMPKSLHTLLTISTYIRWSGGLTEEEEFWKKVRKTIK, from the coding sequence ATGTCGACTACCATTTATGGAGTGTTACAGTTTTTGTTGATTTATAGTGTCGTTGTAGAAGGTTGTCCTCAGCTGTGTAAATGCTACAGAGCTAATGTTACATGTCACAATCACAGAGAGCTGCAATATATACCAAAACTACCAGATGACACTAAAGTGCTAATATTTTCTGGAAATTATCTGCACGTCATTAATCAAAATACAATGTCAAATCTAACAATGTTAAAGTTAACTGTACTTGTCTTACGTGGGAACCGTGTTCAAACTATGTCAAAAGATGCTTTTTCGAAACtgctttttttggaaaaaatagaCCTGAGCGGAAACAAAAACCTTACAATATACCAAGTAGCTGACACATTAAGGGGAATACGCTCTGCTTATCTTCATACTGTTATACTTAATTGGTTTTATTGGCGCAAAGATCTGTCAACTATATATCAGGCCTTATCGGTAccgcaattcaaaataaaaacccTTATATCGGAAGGCAATACATTAAAGATATTGAATTTTACATCACTTAGTCGCCATCTTCCTGAATTAGAATATTTAAGTGTGAAGTTCAACAGTATACAGACATTTATCACTGATCATGCTCCTAAGCTGAAAACACTTTTGGTAGATTACAACTACATTGAATTAAAAGCGAATATGTTCGGGACaccaaatgattgtttttttccgaatcttgaaattttacaaatcaaGTCTAATTTCATCATATATTTCGAAAACCGTTTCTCATGCCTTGACAATCTTCATACGctcaaaataggaaaaaatccGGTGAAGCGTATCCTGAACAATACTTTTTATAACTTGACTTCATTGAGAAAATTGAGTATAGGTAATACTGGCGGacgtttatataaaattgagagcTTGGCATTCAGAAGTAATACTATACAAAGCTTAAACTTTTCAGCGAACTATTTTCCATTTACTTCCGTAAGTGCGGAACGTTTCCACTTCAATCCGGATGAAATGTTTAACCATCTACCACAATTAGAAGTTTTGGATTTAAGTGAGAACAAGTTTAATGTGACTAATGATGTGTTGTTCAGAATGCTTATTCCTTTGAAAAATCTGCTAAATTTGACTATAAGACATTGTGCATTGACAACAATACCGAAGAATTTGATTTTCAGACTTCCGAAATTAAGATATCTTGATTTGTCACAAAATCATATTaagacgtggaaaggtaacacagcGTTCCAGAATGTATCATCCATCGAAGTACTGAGACTTGATATGAACTACATCACAGTATTCAAAGAATCGTTATTTCCACCGGACTTGAGAAGAAATCTAAAAAGTATATATCTAGCTAATAATCCTTTTTCATGCACTTGTAAACTACTTTGGCTAAGGAAGTGGATAGAAGAAAAGTCAGAAAAATTTAAGCAATACCCTGAGGATTATATATGTAGCACACCTATCGAGTTACATGGTTCATTGTTAAAAAGTTACTTTCCTTCAGACAGAGAATGTGAAAGTATTAACGAACTTCTTATAGCATTTACAGTGTTATCAACAATTGGTATTTTTGTTGTCATGCTTGTAAGTTTGGTATATAAAGGTCGATGGCACATACGTCATGCAATATATCTCTGTCATGTGCGACGAAAAGGTTACGAAGGCATGGATGATGTGTCAAATATCTTATATTCGGGATTTGTCGTTTATTGCGAAGAAGACCAAGAGTGGGTGAAggaaaaatttgtcaaaatggtCGAAATAAACGACCGTAAACTGTGTATTCATCATCGCGATTTTGACGGAGGAAAATTAATTATTGACAATATCGCAAACGGAATTGCTCGAAGTAGAAAAGTTATACTTATTCTGTCACGAGCAATGATACAGAGTGATTGGTGTCTGTTTGAAATGCGACTTGCCcataaaaagtttttaaagcgTGCAGACTCACTTTTGATTATAATGTTAGAGACCGTATCACCTGATGATATGCCGAAGTCTTTACATACACTTTTAACAATATCAACATATATACGATGGTCAGGTGGTTTGACAGAAGAGGAGGAGTTTTGGAAGAAAGTTCGGAAGACAATAAAATGA